Part of the Aedes albopictus strain Foshan unplaced genomic scaffold, AalbF5 HiC_scaffold_32, whole genome shotgun sequence genome is shown below.
ACAAATTTACGAATCATGCGATAAGGTGCCATCGAAGGTTTCCGGCGTGTACAACATACAAATCGGTCCCCAGGAGACGAAACGCGTTTTTTGTGACCAAAAGTACGACGGCGGTGGATGGGCTGTGATCCAGCGGCGCTTCGATGGCTCTGTTAATTTCTATCGCGAATGGGCTGAATACAAACGAGGCTTCGGCAACATGGATGGTGGAGAGTTTTGGCTCGGATTGGACATCATCCACCAACTGACATACTCTGGACCACATGAGCTAGTGGTCCTGCTGGAGGATTTCGAAGGGAACTCAACCCACGCGAAGCTCGAGAGGTTTGAAGTGGCGGGTGAGCATGAGGCGTACAAGGTGACTATGGCACAAGGATTTAGTGGAACGGCGGGTGACTCAATAACGGGCACAAAAAGTTATCAATTCAGTACGTTCGACAAAGATAACGATATTCATACTACTAACTGTGCAGTTGATTATCATGGTGCATGGTGGTACTCCAAATGCCACGGCAGGTAAATATTGTTTCTTAACTATTTGGTTTCAAAGTTATTCTATTTATGCAATTTTATCCATCCACagcaatttgaatggaaaatactTGAAAGGAACTACGACTGAATATGCTACAGGAATGGTGTGGAAGACTTTTCGTGGATATTATTATGCCCTTAAATCTTCCAAGATGATGATCC
Proteins encoded:
- the LOC134284611 gene encoding ficolin-1-like produces the protein MRAFETILLILPIICTSAQSGFGYEILVAKFEALEDRILNFEIGLQNNISSFVTELRQLRDLVKTQQNHQQIYESCDKVPSKVSGVYNIQIGPQETKRVFCDQKYDGGGWAVIQRRFDGSVNFYREWAEYKRGFGNMDGGEFWLGLDIIHQLTYSGPHELVVLLEDFEGNSTHAKLERFEVAGEHEAYKVTMAQGFSGTAGDSITGTKSYQFSTFDKDNDIHTTNCAVDYHGAWWYSKCHGSNLNGKYLKGTTTEYATGMVWKTFRGYYYALKSSKMMIRKVGIK